A stretch of Myxococcales bacterium DNA encodes these proteins:
- a CDS encoding sulfotransferase, translating to MSFETKPFPLPARALLAGWRGLSRIGIGRVSLNQENLIRAARKSAGLHDFVDESFREPMRLMLHSLEHEGALHPLGRATMRESLIRALVNRLRLEDLSARHPEIGATPVENPVFVVGLQRTGTTMLQRLLTCEPRLRAMPAWEGLNPAPFPDSANPGGPDPRIRLAKIAERALRYLSPELFAIHPIEAEEPEEDIHLLDLSFVSPAVDAIARVPSYQAWFCQVDQLPAYRYMRRLIQFLLWQRPGRWLGKTPHHLEYLDELLTVFPDAKVIITHRDPTRTVASFCSMMGHSRAMFADRVDPVEIGEQFSAKAIRAVERSMQARRRIDPGAFLDVLYQDLVSDPLKQVRRVYDFIGMELEPTTEGAMKQWLRVNTQTKHGVHGYELADFGLDREALDSHFRAYRDLYGVPIES from the coding sequence GTGAGCTTCGAAACCAAACCCTTTCCGCTGCCAGCGCGGGCCCTTCTCGCCGGCTGGCGAGGATTGTCGCGCATCGGGATCGGACGGGTCTCCCTCAACCAGGAGAATCTCATCCGCGCGGCTCGTAAGTCTGCAGGACTGCACGACTTCGTCGACGAATCGTTTCGCGAACCCATGCGGCTCATGTTGCACTCGCTCGAACACGAGGGAGCGCTCCATCCACTGGGCCGGGCCACGATGCGCGAAAGCCTGATTCGCGCATTGGTAAACCGCTTGCGGCTCGAAGACCTGAGTGCCCGTCATCCGGAAATCGGCGCAACACCAGTGGAGAATCCTGTCTTCGTTGTGGGTCTCCAACGCACGGGCACGACGATGCTGCAGCGTCTACTGACCTGTGAACCGCGCCTGCGTGCAATGCCAGCCTGGGAAGGACTCAACCCCGCCCCCTTTCCAGACTCCGCCAATCCGGGCGGACCGGATCCTCGCATCCGACTGGCAAAGATTGCAGAGCGGGCGCTTCGCTATCTCTCCCCGGAACTCTTTGCCATTCATCCCATCGAGGCCGAAGAACCCGAAGAAGACATTCACCTGCTCGACCTGAGCTTTGTGAGTCCAGCGGTCGACGCCATCGCTCGGGTGCCGAGTTACCAGGCTTGGTTTTGTCAAGTGGATCAGCTCCCCGCCTACCGATACATGCGCCGACTCATCCAATTCTTGTTGTGGCAACGTCCAGGTCGCTGGCTGGGCAAGACCCCCCACCACCTCGAGTACCTCGACGAGCTGTTGACCGTGTTCCCAGACGCAAAGGTCATCATCACCCACCGAGACCCAACGCGGACTGTGGCAAGCTTTTGCAGCATGATGGGTCATTCGCGGGCCATGTTCGCCGACCGGGTCGATCCCGTGGAAATTGGCGAGCAATTCAGCGCCAAGGCCATTCGCGCCGTTGAGCGATCGATGCAAGCTCGGCGACGCATCGACCCGGGCGCATTTCTCGACGTTCTCTATCAGGATCTGGTCAGCGACCCGCTCAAGCAGGTGCGGCGCGTCTACGACTTCATCGGCATGGAACTCGAACCGACGACCGAAGGCGCAATGAAACAATGGCTGCGCGTCAACACCCAGACAAAACACGGCGTGCACGGCTATGAGCTGGCGGACTTTGGGCTCGATCGCGAAGCCCTCGACTCTCACTTCAGGGCGTATCGCGACCTTTACGGGGTACCGATCGAGTCATGA
- a CDS encoding DUF1214 domain-containing protein: MTDPKSNTPHDRLMSGETWDDFCDTLKSAGKTILAEGQPEAALDRAEGFRYLSRLTRAALETFLEYSDPLAPVLNRPIHETAKIGADNPDNYYQHATLSGAHDYLIKGKRNTIQYLDFATQSDGIASSGDSQQGGHLDSSGLVMDDEGCFTIQISCDEKPGNWLRMTPDTTALLVRQTFADRDTEIPADLTIERIGGDGKPTQLTPEALDAGLARASGLVVSCAALFSSWARGFQDHTNELPKFDDSVSMGAGGDPNICYYHSYWNLGPEEALVIEATPPECDAWNFQLNNHWMESLDYRFHKIHVNKHTAVYEEDGSVRIVVAHRDPGVPNWIETAGHAQGTMCFRWIRAAEHPQPKCRVVKLSELS, from the coding sequence ATGACCGACCCGAAGAGCAATACCCCACACGATCGTCTGATGAGTGGCGAAACCTGGGACGACTTTTGCGACACCCTCAAGAGCGCGGGAAAGACGATCCTCGCCGAGGGCCAGCCCGAGGCCGCCCTCGACCGCGCCGAGGGCTTTCGCTATTTGAGTCGGCTTACCCGTGCCGCGCTCGAGACCTTCCTCGAATATTCTGACCCACTGGCACCGGTACTCAATCGACCGATCCACGAAACGGCAAAGATCGGGGCGGACAACCCTGACAACTACTACCAGCACGCAACCCTATCCGGAGCGCACGACTACCTGATCAAGGGCAAGCGAAACACGATCCAGTATCTCGACTTCGCCACCCAGAGCGACGGAATTGCGAGCAGCGGTGATTCCCAACAGGGCGGACACCTCGACAGCTCCGGTCTCGTCATGGACGACGAGGGGTGCTTCACCATTCAGATCAGCTGCGACGAAAAGCCGGGCAACTGGCTGCGCATGACTCCGGACACCACTGCGCTACTGGTGCGGCAGACCTTCGCCGATCGAGACACGGAAATCCCCGCCGACCTGACCATCGAGCGCATCGGCGGAGACGGAAAGCCCACCCAGCTCACCCCCGAAGCTCTCGACGCCGGACTCGCTCGGGCATCGGGGCTCGTAGTTTCGTGCGCTGCCTTGTTTTCGAGTTGGGCTCGCGGCTTTCAAGATCACACCAACGAACTGCCCAAGTTCGACGATTCGGTTTCCATGGGAGCCGGGGGCGACCCCAACATCTGCTACTACCACTCCTATTGGAACCTCGGCCCGGAGGAAGCATTGGTGATCGAAGCCACGCCACCCGAGTGCGATGCGTGGAACTTCCAACTCAACAATCACTGGATGGAATCTCTCGACTACCGTTTTCACAAGATCCATGTCAACAAACACACGGCGGTATACGAAGAAGACGGGTCTGTACGCATCGTTGTCGCCCATCGCGATCCGGGAGTTCCGAATTGGATCGAGACCGCGGGACACGCCCAGGGCACGATGTGCTTTCGCTGGATTCGGGCTGCTGAACATCCCCAGCCGAAGTGCCGGGTCGTCAAGCTGTCGGAGTTGTCGTGA
- a CDS encoding SRPBCC domain-containing protein: MPTPQIVKAEIEIDASPEVVFDILTDLAKYSEWNPFTPHIESTLEVGTPVRMQVRLGTGSRLKRQVEYVTANQRPVRLCWGANIPWRFLIRADRCQTLEPLAGGRTRYICTDAISGLLTPLVIRFFGPAMQRGFEDCALALKKRAEG, encoded by the coding sequence ATGCCGACTCCTCAGATCGTCAAAGCCGAAATCGAGATCGACGCGTCGCCCGAGGTCGTGTTCGATATTCTCACGGACCTGGCGAAGTATTCCGAGTGGAATCCCTTCACGCCGCATATCGAATCGACCCTCGAGGTGGGAACCCCGGTGCGAATGCAGGTCCGTCTCGGCACCGGCTCCCGGCTGAAGCGTCAGGTGGAATACGTAACCGCCAACCAACGCCCTGTTCGACTTTGCTGGGGCGCGAATATCCCGTGGCGTTTCTTGATCCGCGCGGATCGTTGCCAAACCCTCGAACCCCTTGCGGGTGGGCGCACGCGTTACATTTGCACCGACGCGATCAGTGGCTTGTTGACACCTCTAGTGATTCGTTTTTTTGGCCCCGCGATGCAGCGAGGTTTCGAAGACTGTGCCCTCGCACTGAAGAAACGCGCCGAAGGTTGA
- a CDS encoding protein-L-isoaspartate(D-aspartate) O-methyltransferase: protein MAWLLLYPGPAFSDAPLKTPARESNPGIASERSENRHREARRRMVKDQLIARGIVDQNVLAAMGQVPRHEFVSEQLREIAYSDRPLPIEEGQTISQPYIVAIMTELGRLDKNSRVLEIGTGSGYQAAILQFVAGEVYSIEIIEALAQLALKRLPRLGFGEVHLRQGDGYQGWPKAAPFDAILVTAAPPSVPEPLLEQLAVGGRLIVPVGTWDQELVVYTKTPSGIERESIFPVRFVPMTGKAQKPH, encoded by the coding sequence ATGGCTTGGCTGCTACTCTACCCGGGCCCAGCGTTTTCCGATGCGCCGTTGAAAACTCCCGCACGCGAATCGAATCCTGGAATCGCAAGTGAACGCTCAGAGAACCGCCATCGCGAGGCCCGACGCCGCATGGTCAAGGATCAGCTCATCGCGCGAGGCATTGTCGACCAAAACGTGTTGGCCGCCATGGGCCAGGTTCCGCGCCACGAGTTTGTGAGCGAGCAACTGCGCGAGATTGCATACTCGGACAGGCCTCTCCCGATCGAAGAAGGCCAGACCATCAGCCAGCCATACATCGTCGCCATCATGACTGAACTCGGCCGACTCGACAAAAACTCGCGGGTGCTCGAGATCGGTACGGGCTCGGGTTATCAGGCCGCCATCCTCCAGTTCGTCGCGGGTGAGGTCTACAGCATCGAGATCATCGAGGCGCTGGCCCAACTCGCCCTCAAGAGGCTGCCGCGACTCGGGTTCGGCGAAGTTCACCTGCGCCAAGGCGACGGCTACCAGGGTTGGCCAAAAGCCGCGCCATTCGATGCGATCCTGGTGACGGCAGCGCCCCCCTCGGTACCCGAGCCTTTGCTCGAACAACTCGCTGTGGGGGGAAGACTGATCGTTCCGGTCGGTACCTGGGATCAGGAACTCGTCGTCTACACCAAGACACCCAGCGGAATCGAGCGCGAGTCGATTTTTCCCGTGCGCTTCGTCCCGATGACCGGAAAGGCCCAGAAACCCCACTAG
- a CDS encoding response regulator, which produces MRALLDSVPTLICVVDAEARFEYANRAQQDQHGRPAHSFVGASILDTIGESAFAIVEPYIRRALRGERVRFEVEFPNPEAGGHPLYFDSVYVPRFDSDGSVSGFYSFSVDITEQKTVEAERRALEQRMMQSEKLESLGMLARGVAHDFNNLLVSIMANVDIVRFDLNNGGAVDEELRQIEIAAQNAAVLCRQMLDYSGQADTELELVDLSSLAKELSDVLDNTLPASVSLRFDPEASMAPVQGNPGQLRQVIMSLITNAWEAMPEGEGSITISSGVVYADTETLAGSYIDDELLPGQYAFLQVSDTGSGMNEEVISNLFDPFYSTKFTGRGLGLAAVLGIVRGHRGAIEVESKLEVGTQIRILIPVLEAQARPKPPDEFDAIDEWRGSGTVLVVDDDPGLRRATHRILTGCGLQPLTAEGGNEALEIIKQLPPGSLNLIVLDLTMPGMDGAETLAKIRRIDAEVPVLLCSGHTEAEVKKRCKGLHYSGMLAKPFGFKSFASAIRALLEP; this is translated from the coding sequence ATGCGGGCCCTCCTCGACTCGGTGCCCACGCTGATCTGCGTGGTCGACGCGGAAGCTCGCTTCGAATACGCAAACCGTGCCCAGCAAGATCAACACGGGCGTCCTGCGCATAGCTTCGTCGGAGCCAGCATTCTCGACACGATTGGAGAGTCAGCCTTCGCAATCGTTGAACCCTACATTCGCCGGGCACTGCGAGGCGAACGAGTCCGTTTCGAAGTCGAGTTTCCGAACCCGGAAGCTGGCGGCCACCCTCTCTACTTTGATTCGGTTTATGTACCTCGCTTTGATTCCGATGGATCCGTATCTGGCTTCTACTCCTTTTCTGTGGACATTACCGAGCAGAAGACGGTCGAAGCAGAGCGGCGAGCGCTCGAACAGCGCATGATGCAATCCGAAAAGCTCGAAAGCCTCGGAATGTTGGCGCGCGGCGTCGCACACGATTTCAATAATTTGTTGGTCAGCATCATGGCCAACGTCGACATCGTCAGGTTTGATTTGAATAACGGTGGGGCGGTCGATGAAGAGCTCCGTCAAATTGAGATCGCCGCACAGAATGCGGCAGTACTCTGCCGTCAGATGCTCGACTACTCGGGCCAGGCCGACACCGAGCTCGAGTTGGTTGACCTTTCGAGTCTCGCAAAGGAGTTGTCGGACGTACTCGACAATACACTCCCAGCTTCGGTCAGTCTGCGCTTCGATCCTGAAGCATCGATGGCCCCAGTTCAGGGTAATCCCGGCCAATTGCGCCAGGTCATCATGAGTTTGATCACAAACGCCTGGGAGGCCATGCCGGAGGGCGAGGGCTCGATCACGATCAGTTCCGGAGTGGTCTATGCAGATACCGAGACCCTCGCTGGGAGTTACATCGACGACGAGCTCCTGCCCGGGCAATACGCATTCTTACAAGTCAGCGACACCGGCAGCGGAATGAACGAAGAAGTCATTTCCAACCTATTCGATCCGTTTTACAGCACCAAGTTCACCGGTCGAGGTTTGGGACTTGCAGCGGTCCTTGGCATCGTACGCGGTCATCGTGGAGCCATCGAGGTCGAGAGCAAGCTCGAAGTCGGGACGCAGATCCGGATCCTGATCCCGGTCCTCGAGGCGCAAGCAAGACCCAAGCCTCCAGATGAATTCGATGCGATCGACGAATGGCGAGGCAGTGGTACCGTACTCGTGGTAGACGACGATCCGGGCCTGCGCAGAGCAACACATCGAATCCTGACTGGATGCGGCCTGCAGCCACTGACGGCGGAAGGCGGCAACGAAGCCCTCGAGATCATCAAGCAACTTCCGCCCGGCAGCCTGAATCTGATCGTGTTGGACCTGACAATGCCAGGCATGGATGGAGCGGAAACTCTCGCGAAGATCCGAAGAATCGACGCAGAAGTTCCGGTCCTATTGTGTAGCGGACACACCGAAGCCGAAGTAAAGAAGCGCTGCAAAGGGCTCCATTACTCTGGCATGCTCGCCAAGCCCTTCGGTTTCAAGTCCTTCGCGAGCGCCATTCGGGCGTTGCTGGAACCCTGA
- a CDS encoding sulfatase-like hydrolase/transferase has product MRSSGIKLWLSVAAAIAFAITTVSFWGTATGFGDDGPELGNAASPSNSRSAEGSPRPPNILMIIADDLGVDQVGVYGEGTQPPRTPTIDALAARGVMFRNVWSNPVCSSTRATILTGRYSFRTGVGFVARTGADLKDREHTLPEVLVRHPNAHYGTAAFGKWHLNAGATSSNDRRYLAAPIRAGFSYFRGVFENIRYSYSHWSEIKIVSVANDSTRIEGPMINSKYNTSEIVSHAGQWIRDFETQRPDDPWFVWLAFNAAHSPFHKPPAELHRGDLSDAKLTCSNFPLYEHPENLIPCYHAMIEAMDSEIGRLLNREMSAESLGRTTVIFVGDNGTIKEAASDSFLASRAKGTPYEGGINVPLVIAGARVENTAPTGGRESQVLVNTTDLFATVLELAGLDVDASVPSRYPSSMPEISRSQESAILDVESEVVLDSHSLLPVLQSSDPDVSTFARRFVYTELFFRTEEPEDQFPVANAIRDVRGFKLIRFQKENPREWNDELYDLANDPLERNNLIGPEMGEEARRAQFALQEQLDGIVASGWRPHGE; this is encoded by the coding sequence ATGCGGTCGAGCGGAATCAAATTGTGGCTATCGGTTGCGGCCGCAATCGCCTTTGCCATCACAACCGTATCCTTCTGGGGGACGGCGACAGGGTTCGGCGATGATGGACCCGAACTCGGAAATGCAGCGTCGCCATCCAATTCGAGATCTGCGGAGGGTTCGCCGCGCCCACCCAACATCTTGATGATCATCGCAGACGATCTGGGCGTCGATCAAGTTGGGGTCTACGGCGAAGGCACTCAACCCCCTCGAACCCCCACGATCGATGCTCTCGCGGCGCGAGGCGTCATGTTTCGAAACGTCTGGTCGAATCCCGTTTGTTCTTCGACTCGCGCCACCATCTTGACCGGCCGCTATAGCTTTCGCACTGGAGTGGGCTTCGTGGCCCGAACGGGTGCGGACCTGAAAGATCGGGAGCACACGCTCCCCGAAGTTCTGGTACGTCATCCCAACGCCCACTACGGAACTGCGGCCTTCGGCAAATGGCATTTGAACGCTGGTGCAACCAGCAGTAATGACCGCAGGTATTTGGCGGCTCCGATTCGGGCGGGCTTTTCGTATTTCCGAGGAGTGTTCGAGAACATTCGATACAGCTATTCGCACTGGAGCGAAATAAAAATCGTTTCAGTCGCCAACGATTCCACGAGAATCGAGGGGCCGATGATCAACTCGAAATACAATACGAGCGAGATCGTCAGTCACGCAGGGCAGTGGATTCGCGACTTCGAAACGCAGCGTCCCGACGATCCGTGGTTCGTATGGCTCGCGTTCAATGCCGCTCACAGTCCCTTCCACAAGCCTCCGGCCGAACTTCACCGGGGTGATTTATCGGACGCAAAGCTCACCTGTAGTAATTTTCCTCTGTATGAACATCCCGAGAACCTCATTCCGTGTTACCACGCGATGATTGAAGCGATGGACAGCGAAATTGGTCGGCTGCTGAACCGGGAGATGTCTGCAGAATCCCTGGGTCGAACGACGGTGATTTTTGTCGGAGACAATGGGACGATCAAGGAAGCTGCGTCCGACAGTTTCCTTGCAAGTCGTGCCAAGGGCACGCCTTATGAAGGCGGAATCAATGTTCCTCTCGTGATCGCGGGTGCGCGGGTCGAGAATACGGCTCCGACAGGCGGAAGGGAAAGCCAGGTGTTGGTCAACACGACCGACCTGTTTGCAACCGTTCTCGAATTGGCGGGGCTCGATGTCGACGCCAGCGTGCCGAGTAGATATCCATCATCCATGCCCGAAATATCGAGATCGCAAGAGAGCGCGATTTTGGATGTTGAATCCGAGGTCGTGTTGGACTCGCACAGTCTGCTGCCGGTTCTCCAATCGTCAGATCCCGACGTTTCAACGTTTGCGAGGCGCTTCGTATATACAGAGCTCTTCTTCAGGACAGAGGAACCAGAGGACCAGTTTCCCGTCGCAAACGCCATTCGGGATGTTCGAGGCTTCAAGCTCATTCGCTTCCAAAAAGAGAATCCCCGCGAGTGGAACGATGAGCTGTACGATCTCGCAAACGACCCCCTCGAACGGAACAACTTGATCGGGCCGGAAATGGGTGAAGAAGCTCGACGCGCCCAATTCGCGCTGCAAGAGCAACTCGATGGGATCGTGGCATCCGGCTGGAGACCCCACGGCGAGTGA
- a CDS encoding DUF4381 family protein — protein MSVTNSATKYEIAGRDLANMDAASELYLVGDMLSLPTLDLSAATLNRALRDVALEELTLVRARYDVHRDPVRCAVGISVVLRSLAKDLFGEKRIEQLRRGSWLRFLLRTSDQPPLRPDVLETMSAALYEEPPGMKLPEDCTFWFQAAEDWIDHQRDQRPLMTCAEPVESDI, from the coding sequence ATGTCAGTCACGAACTCAGCCACCAAGTACGAGATTGCCGGTCGAGACCTCGCGAATATGGACGCCGCTTCGGAGTTATACCTGGTCGGGGATATGCTTTCCCTACCCACTCTCGATCTCTCTGCGGCTACGCTCAACCGCGCGCTCCGCGACGTCGCTCTCGAAGAACTCACGCTCGTTCGTGCGCGATACGACGTACACAGAGACCCCGTTCGTTGCGCCGTTGGCATTTCGGTTGTCCTGCGTTCGCTGGCAAAGGACCTGTTCGGAGAGAAACGGATCGAACAGCTGCGCCGGGGGAGTTGGCTGCGTTTTCTGCTGCGAACCTCCGACCAGCCGCCGCTTCGACCCGACGTCCTCGAGACCATGAGCGCGGCGCTTTACGAAGAGCCGCCGGGGATGAAGCTGCCGGAAGATTGCACTTTCTGGTTCCAGGCCGCGGAAGACTGGATCGATCACCAGCGCGATCAACGGCCACTGATGACCTGTGCGGAACCCGTCGAATCCGACATCTAG
- a CDS encoding VOC family protein, with the protein MRIRQIALVAKDLEPTVHTLCSVLGLEVAFRDPGVSVFGLSNVVIPVGDTFLEVVSPVEEDTAAGRLLDRRLGDGGYMVILQTEDLDVHRKQLAEIGVRITFEHALEDIATIHLHPKDVGGAILSLDVAKPPSSWHWAGPDWESHRLTHTTCWIDGVQIQTSAMRETAERWSRITGHPIIDAIDGGIEIPLEAGCLRFTRARDGRGDGVCAVDLIVHDVDEVIGRARRHGLETHANEFTACGTRMVLREA; encoded by the coding sequence ATGAGAATTCGACAGATCGCACTCGTCGCAAAAGATCTCGAACCCACGGTACACACGCTCTGCTCAGTTCTGGGTCTGGAGGTCGCCTTCCGAGATCCGGGGGTCTCGGTCTTTGGGCTTTCCAATGTGGTCATTCCCGTTGGCGATACGTTCCTCGAAGTGGTGTCACCCGTGGAGGAGGATACGGCCGCGGGGCGATTGCTCGACCGGCGTCTCGGCGACGGTGGCTACATGGTGATCCTTCAGACCGAAGATCTGGATGTTCATCGCAAGCAACTCGCTGAGATCGGAGTGCGCATTACCTTCGAGCACGCACTCGAAGACATTGCGACGATTCACCTGCACCCCAAGGACGTCGGTGGGGCGATCCTGTCCCTCGATGTTGCGAAGCCCCCGAGCTCATGGCATTGGGCCGGTCCGGATTGGGAATCGCATCGGTTGACCCATACGACTTGCTGGATCGACGGCGTCCAAATACAAACGAGCGCTATGCGCGAGACGGCCGAGCGCTGGTCTCGCATCACCGGACATCCGATCATTGATGCGATTGACGGCGGTATCGAGATCCCACTCGAAGCGGGGTGCCTGCGTTTCACTCGAGCACGCGATGGCCGAGGAGATGGTGTGTGTGCGGTAGATCTGATCGTCCACGATGTGGACGAAGTCATCGGTCGAGCCAGGCGCCACGGACTCGAAACCCATGCCAACGAGTTTACGGCTTGCGGTACGCGCATGGTGCTGCGCGAAGCCTAG